The Bubalus bubalis isolate 160015118507 breed Murrah chromosome 18, NDDB_SH_1, whole genome shotgun sequence genome contains a region encoding:
- the PDCD2L gene encoding programmed cell death protein 2-like, with product MAAVQKPVLLGLRDAAVHGRLTGPSAWTASKLGGVPDALPAVAAPRPVCELCRQPLALVVQVYCPLEGSPFHRLLQVFACPRPECGSGGARSWKVFRSQCLQMREKETQDAQKQENGLTAEDWCEGADDWGSDSEEASPLQPISDFGNDSSNAKDRDWTSQLQDLHLQDIVPGVAPPAPPGEGPALLPTVPQFLPYYICVVNEDDYTDFVSLDHAQSLLREYQQREGVDMEQLLSQSLSSDGDEKYEKTVIKSGDKMFYKFMKRIAACQEQILRYSWSGEPLFLTCPTSEVTELPPCSHCGARRIFEFQLMPALVSMLRSANLDLSVEFGTILIYTCEKSCWPQNDQAPMEEFCIIQEDPDELLFK from the exons ATGGCGGCTGTTCAGAAGCCCGTGCTGCTCGGGCTTCGAGATGCTGCAGTGCACGGCCGTCTCACGGGGCCGAGCGCCTGGACCGCAAGCAAGCTGGGCGGCGTTCCG GACGCCCTGCCCGCTGTGGCAGCCCCGAGGCCGGTGTGTGAACTGTGCCGGCAGCCGCTTGCTCTCGTGGTGCAGGTGTACTGCCCGCTGGAAGGCTCCCCTTTTCATCGACTCCTGCAAGTGTTCGCTTGCCCTCGCCCTGAGTGCGGTAGCGGCGGGGCGCGCAG TTGGAAGGTGTTCCGCTCCCAGTGCCTgcagatgagagagaaagagactcagGACGCTCAG AAACAGGAAAATGGCCTCACAGCTGAGGATTGGTGTGAAGGTGCAGATGACTGGGGAAGTGACAGTGAGGAAGCGTCTCCACTGCAGCCTATCTCGGATTTTGGAAATGATTCGAGCAATGCCAAGGACAGAGACTGGACCTCCCAGCTCCAGGACCTCCACCTGCAGGATATTGTCCCAGGTGTTGCTCCTCCTGCACCTCCTGGGGAAGGGCCGGCCTTGCTTCCTACGGTGCCGCAGTTCCTGCCCTATTACATCTGTGTCGTCAATGAGGATGACTACACGGACTTCGTCAGTCTGGACCATGCTCAGAGCCTTCTGAGGGAGTATCAGCAGAGAGAAGGAGTTGATATGGAACAGTTGCTTTCCCAAAG tcTGTCTAGTGATGGTGATGAAAAATATGAGAAGACTGTAATTAAAAGTGGGGATAAGATGTTTTACAAATTCATGAAGAGAATTGCTGCTTGTCAGGAGCAGATTTTAAG gTACTCCTGGAGTGGAGAACCACTGTTTTTGACCTGCCCTACATCAGAAGTCACTGAGCTCCCAccctgcagccactgtggagcCCGAAggatatttgagtttcagcttatGCCAGCACTGGTCAGCATGCTCAGAAGTGCTAATTTAG atcTTTCTGTGGAATTCGGAACCATTCTAATTTACACATGTGAGAAGAGTTGCTGGCCTCAAAATGATCAGGCGCCCATGGAAGAATTTTGTATTATCCAAGAGGACCCAGATGAATTATTATTTAAGTAg